caattccatattgtcttcccaaatttatcTCCtaattcttcctaatctttgaatatccattttccaatgaggttctgattttttgttcttttttttctcattttaattcattaactttttgaaacgttcaaatttatttaaactgtcaattttcacagttcacacaatgggagaaatgaaattgacaggcaattgcctaaagggatcacgtccaattctctccttcgatgagaacttctccacaaatcctcactacgccctcctgcaagagttggtcgcccagatatttggtgtgcccaacaaccaccccaaaagcaagtccttcttcgaccacgtctacacattcagcgtcctggacaacaggatatggttcagaaactacgaaatcctgactgaagatggaggattggcagagataggccccagatttgttttgaatccagtgaaaatatgcgccgggagtttcgcaggagaaaccctctgggacaactccttctacatctctccagcgaaatttcgtcaagccgtaaataagaaagctggtagaaagcacataaatagagtcgagcagaagatggcacagaagacgaacaagcctgaggtctcgtactcgtttaatccattgtatgatatattcaaaggagaacaactggtgaaggccaaggagctggaggccggagggTCAAAGGAGCCACATACGAACCaggggactgcggagacgggtgaggaaactgtggatcccttcgaaggaaaatctgtagccgagatgaaggaacgtgagaaaagagctctgaggaatttcgaaaaaatggctaagatgtccaccaagtccaaaacactggggtcgaaggtgatcaagaagaagaaagggggaaaaataaaattggacaatgaatttgttatttgggtgggtgaataaaaaaagtattttagatttttgtcttgtcttttaaggttgtgtcattcagggaattttttttccgccgtcccgtcaggaagacgcaaggcatcgccgcggacgagagtaaccaagtcaaggtgaaagttatcgtcccgagggctgaatggcactggggaacagtgtgttcaacgatacccttggggaaccaggcagcaccccattgtatttatgccttacccccgtcttcaggctctgcgggggtggactttactttcctaggcttctcgtgggacatttacggaagcaactaataatcaaaattgtaacgacgatagctttcgtatttacggattaacgaaatttctctggagagatgtaaaaagagtttttccttagttttattcgaagggaggaagaaaagaggattcttgatgtggttttcaaatgccaaaagtggtccttctggcaaatttgtccttgagaatagtaagttgatctagcaattccatattgtcttcccaaatttatttcctaattcttcctaatctttgaatatccattttccaatgaggttctgattttttgttctttttttttctcattttaattcattaactttttgaaacgttcaaatttatttaaactgtcaattttcacagttcacacaatgggagaaatgaaattgacaggcaattgcctaaagggatcacgtccaattctctccttcgatgagaacttctccacaaatcctcactacgccctcctgcaagagttggacgcccagatatttggtgtgcccaacaaccaccccaaaagcaagtccttcttcgaccacgtctacacattcagcgtcctggacaacaggatatggttcagaaacaacgaaatcctgactgaagatggaggattggcagagataggccccagatttgttttgaatccagtgaaaatatgcgccgggagtttcgcaggagaaaccctctgggacaactccttctacatctctccagcgaaatttcgtcaagccgtaaataagaaagctggtggaaagcacataaatagagtcgagcagaagatggcacagaagacgaacaagcctgaggtctcgtactcgtttaatccattgtatgatatattcaaaggagaacaactggtgaaggccaaggagctggaggccggagggCCAAAGGAGCCACATACGAACCAgtggactgcggagacgggtgaggaaactgtggatcccttcgaaggaaaatctgtagccgagatgaaggaacgtgagaaaagagctctgaggaatttcgaaaaaatggctaagaagtccaccaagtccaaaacactggggtcgaaggtgatcaagaagaagaaagggggaaaaataaaattggacaatgaatttgttatttgggtgggtgaataaaaaaagtattttagatttttgtcttgtcttttaaggttgtgtcattcagggaattttttttccgccgtcccgtcaggaagacgcaaggcatcgccgcggacgagattacccaagtcaaggtgaaagttatcgtcccgagggctgaatggcactggggaacagtgtcttcaacgatacccttggggaaccaggcagcaccccattgtatttatgccttacccccgtcttcaggctctgcgggggtggactttactttcctaggcttctcgtgggacatttacggaaccaactaataatcaaaattgtaacgacgatagctttcgtatttacggattaacgaaatttctctggagagatgtaaaaagagtttttccttagttttattcgaagggaggaagaaaagaggattcttgatgtggttttcaaatgccaaaagtggtccttctggcaaatttgtcgttgagaatagtaagttgatctagcaattccatattgtcttcccaaatttatttcctaattcttcctaatctttgaatatccattttccaatgaggttctgattttttgttctttttttttctcattttaattcattaactttttgaaacgttcaaatttatttaaactgtcaattttcacagttcacacaatgggagaaatgaaattgacaggcaattgcctaaagggatcacgtccaattctctccttcgatgagaacttctccacaaatcctcactacgccctcctgcaagagttggacgcccagatatttggtgtgcccaacaaccaccccaaaagcaagtccttcttcgaccacgtctacacattcagcgtcctggacaacaggatatggttcagaaactacgaaatcctgactgaagatggaggattggcagagataggccccagatttgttttgaatccagtgaaaatatgcgccgggagtttcgcaggagaaaccctctgggaaaactccttctacatctctccagcgaaatttcgtcaagccgtaaataagaaagctggtggaaagcacataaatagagtcgagcagaagatggcacagaagccgaacaagcctgaggtctcgtactcgtttaatccattgtatgatatattcaaaggagaacaattggtgaaggccaaggagctggaggccggagggTCAAAGGAGCCACATACGAACCaggggactgcggagacgggtgaggaaactgtggatcccttcgaaggaaaatctgtagccgagatgaaggaacgtgagaaaagagctctgaggaatttcgaaaaaatggctaagaagtccaccaagtccaaaacactggggtcgaaggtgatcaaGAAgaggaaagggggaaaaataaaattggaaaatgaatttgttatttgggtgggtgaataaaaaaagtattttagatttttgtcttgtcttttaaggttgtgtcattcagggaattttttttccgccgtcccgtcaggaagacgcaaggcatcgccgcggacgagagtacccaagtcaaggtgaaagttatcgtgccgagggctgaatggcgctggtgaacagtgtcttcaacgatacccttggggaaccaggcagcaccccattgtattcaTGCCTTACCCCCGgcttcaggctctgcgggggtggactttactttcctaggcttctcgtgggacatttacggaaccaactaataatcaaaattgtaacgacgatagctttcgtatttacggattaacgaaatttctctggagagatgtaaaaagagtttttccttagttttattcgaagggaggaagaaaagaggattcttgatgtggttttcaaatgccgaaagtggtccttctggcaaatttgtccttgagaatagtaagttgatctagcaattccacattgtcttcccaaatttatttcctaattcttcctaatctttgaatatccattttccaatgaggttctgattttttgttctttttttttctcattttaattcattaactttttgaaacgttcaaatttatttaaactgtcaattttcacagttcacacaatgggagaaatgaaattgacaggcaattgcctaaagggatcacgtccaattctctccttcgatgagaacttctacacaaatcctcactacgccctcctgcaagagttggacgcccagatatttggtgtgcccaacaaccaccacaAAAGCAAGtacttcttcgaccacgtctacacattcagcgtcctggacaacaggatatggttcagaaactacgaaatcctgactgaagatggaggattggcagagataggccccagatttgttttgaatccagtgaaaatatgcgccgggagtttcgcaggagaaaccctctgggacaactccttctacatctctccagcgaaatttcgtcaagccgtaaataagaaagctggtggaaagcacataaatagagtcgagcagaagatggcacagaagacgaacaagcctgaggtctcgtactcgtttaatccattgtacgatatattcaaaggagaacaactggtgaaggccaaggagctggaggccggagggTCAAAGGAACCACATACGAACCaggggactgcggagacgggtgaggaaactgtggatcccttcgaaggaaaatctgtagccgagatgaaggaacgtgagaaaagagctctgaggaatttcgaaaaaatggctaagaagtccaccaagtccaaaacactggggtcgaaggtgatcaagaagaagaaagggggaaaaataaaattggaaaatgaatttgttatttgggtgggtgaataaaaaaagtattttagatttttgtcttgtcttttaaggttgtgtcattcagggaattttttttccgccgtcccgtcaggaagacgcaaggcatcgccgcggacgagagtacccaggtcaaggtgaaagttatcgtcccgagggctgaatggcactggggaacagtgtgttcaacgatacccttggggaaccaggcagcaccccattgtatttatgccttacccccgtcttcaggctctgcgggggtggactttactttcctaggcttctagtgagacatttatggaaccaactaataatcgaaattgtaacgacgatagctttcgtatttacggattaacgaaatttctctggagagatgtgaaAGGAGTTTTTGCAGAGTTTTATtcaaagggaggaagaaaagagatctcttgatgtggttttcaaatgccaaaagtggtccttctgccaaatttgtccctgagaatagtaagttgatctagcaattccatattgtctttccaaatttctttcctacttcttcctaatctttaaatatccattttccaatgaggttctgattttttgtttttttttctcattttaattcattaactttttgaaacgttcaaatttatttaaactgtcaattttcacagttcacacaatgggagaaatgaaattgacaggcaattgcctaaagggatcacgtccaattctctccttcgatgagaacttctccacaaatcctcactacgccctcctgcaagagttggtcgcccagatatttggtgtgcccaacagccaccccaaaagcaagtccgtcttcgaccacgtctacacattcagcgtcctggacaacaggatatggttcagaaactacgagatcctgactgaagatggaggattggcagagataggccccagatttgttttgaatccagtgaaaatattcgccgggagtttcgcaggagaaaccctctgggacaattccttctacatctctccagcgaaatttcgtcaagatgtaaataagaaagctggtggaaagcacataaatagagtcgagcagaaaatggcacagaagacgaacaagcctgaggtctcgtactcgtttaatccattgtatgatatattcaaaggagaacaattggtgaaggccaaggagctggagtctggagagtcaatggagccacagacgaaccagcggactgcggagacgggtgaggaaacttcggatcccttcgaaggaaaatctgtagccgagatgaaggaacgcgagaaaagagctctgaggaacttcgaaaaaatggctgagaagtccaccaagtccaaaacactggggtcgaaggtgataaagaagaagaaagggggaaaaataaaattggaaaatgaatttgttatttgggtgggtgaataaaaaaagtattttagatttttgtcttgttctttaaggtagtgtcattcagggaattttttccccgccgtcccgtcaggaagacgcaaggcatcgccgcggacgagagtacccaagtcaaggtgaaagttatcgtgccgagggctgaatggcactggggaacagtgtcttcaacgatacccttggggaaccaggcagcaccccattgcatttatgccttaccccggtattcaggctctgcgggggtggactttactttcctaggcttctcgtgggacatttatggaaccaactaataatcaaaattgtaacgacgatagctttcgtatttacggattaacgaaatttctctggagagatgtaaaaagagtttttccttagttttattcgaagggaggaagaaaagaggattcttgatgtggttttcaaatgccaaaagtggtccttctggcaaatttgtcgttgagaatagtaagttgatctagcaattccatattgtcttcccaaatttatttcctaattcttcctaatctttgaaaatccattttccaatgaggttctgattttttgttcttttttttctcattttaattcattaactttttgaaacgttcaaatttatttaaactgtcaattttcacagttcacacaatgggagaaatgaaattgacaggcaattgcccaaagggatcacgtccaattctctccttcgatgagaacttctccacaaatcctcactacgccctcctgcaagagttggtcgcccagatatttggtgtgcccaacaaccaccccaaaagcaagtccttcttcgaccacgtctacacattcagcgtcctggacaacaggatatggttcagaaactacgaaatcctgactgaagatggaggattggcagagataggccccagatttgttttgaatccagtgaaaatatgcgccgggagtttcgcaggagaaaccctctgggacaactcctttcacatctctccagcgaaatttcgtcaagccgtaaataagaaagctggtggaaagcacataaatagagtcgagcagaagatggcacagaagacgaacaagcctgagctggaggccggagggTCAAAGGAGCCACATACGAACCaggggactgcggagacgggtgaggaaactgtggatcccttcgaaggaaaatctgtagccgagatgaaggaacgcgagaaaagagctctgaggaacttcgaaaaaatggctgagaagtccaccaagtccaaaacactggggtcgaaggtgataaagaagaagaaattgggaaaaataaaattggaaaatgaatttgttatttgggtgggtgaataaaaaaagtattttagatttttgtcttgttttttaaggtcttgtcattcagggaattttttccccgccgtcccgtcaggaagacgcaaggcatcgccgcggacgagagtacccaagtcaaggtgaaagttatcgttcCGAGGGCTgtatggcactggggaacagtgtcttcaacgatacccttggggaaccaggcagcaccccattgtatttatgccttaccccggtattcaggctctgcgggggtggactttactttcctaggcttctcgtgggacatttatggaaccaactaataatcaaaattgtaacgacgatagctttcgtatttacggattaacgaaatttctctggagagatgtaaaaggagtttttccagagttttattcgaagggaggaagaaaagagatctcttgatgtggttttcaaatgccaaaagtggtccttctgccaaatttgtccttgagaatagtaagttgatctagcaattccatattgtcttcccaaattcatttcctacttcttcctaatctttgaatatccattttccaatgaggttctgattttttgtttttttttctcattttaattcattaactttttgaaacgttcaaatttatttaaactgtcaattttcacagttcacacaatgggagaaatgaaattgacaggcaattgcctaaagggatcacgtccaattctctccttcgatgagaacttctccacaaatcctccctacgccctcctgcaagagttggtcgcccagatatttggtgtgcccaacaaccaccccaaaagcaagtccttcttcgaccacgtgtacacattcagcgtcctggacaacaggatatggttcagaaactacgagatcctgagtgaagatggaggattggcagagataggccccagatttgttttgaatccagtgaaaatattcgccgggagtttcgcaggagaaaccctctgggacaactctttctacatctctccagcgaaatttcgtcaagccgtaaataagaaagctggtggaaagcacataaatagagtcgagcagaagatggcacagaagacgaacaagcctgaggtctcgtactcgtttaatccattgtatgatatattcaaaggagaacaattggtgaaggccaaggagctggaggccggagagtcaatggagccacagacgaaccagcggactgcggagacgggtgagcaaactgcggatcccttcgaaggaaaatctgtagccgagatgaaggaacgcgagaaaagagctctgaggaacttcgaaaaaatggctaagaagtccaccaagtccaaaacactggggtcgaaggtgataaagaagaagaaagggggaaaaataacattggaaaatgaatttgttattcgggtgggtgaataaaaaaagtattttagatttttgtcttgttttttaaggttgtgtcattctgggaattttttccccgccgtcccgtcaggaagacgcaaggcatcgccgcggacgagagtacccaagtcaaggtgaaagttatcgtgccgagggctgaatggcactggggaacagtgtcttcaacgatacccttggggaaccaggcagcaccccattgtatttatgccttaccccggtattcaggctctgcgggggtggactttactttcctaggcttctagtgggacatttatggaaccaactaataatcgaaattgtaacgacgatagctttcgtatttacggattaacgaaatttctctggagagatgtgaaaggagtttttccagagttttattcgaagggaggaagaaaagagatctcttgatgtggttttcaaatgccaaacgtggtccttctgccaaatttgtccttgagaatagtaagttgatctagcaattccatattgtcttcccaaattcatttcctacttcttcctaatctttgaatatccattttccaatgaggttctgattttttgtttttttttctcattttaattcattaactttttgaaacgttcaaatttatttaaactgtcaattttcacagttcacacaatgggagaaatgaaattgacaggcaattgcctaaagggatcacgtccaattctctccttcgatgagaacttctccacaaatcctccctacgccctcctgcaagagttggtcgcccagatatttggtgtgcccaacaaccaccccaaaagcaagtccttcttcgaccacgtgtacacattcagcgtcctggacaacaggatatggttcagaaactacgagatcctgagtgaagatggaggattggcagagataggccccagatttgttttgaatccagtgaaaatattcgccgggagtttcgcaggagaaaccctctgggacaactctttctacatctctccagcgaaatttcgtcaagccgtaaataagaaagctggtggaaagcacataaatagagtcgagcagaagatggcacagaagacgaacaagcctgaggtctcgtactcgtttaatccattgtatgatatattcaaaggagaacaattggtgaaggccaaggagctggaggccggagagtcaatggagccacagacgaaccagcggactgcggagacgggtgagcaaactgcggatcccttcgaaggaaaatctgtagccgagatgaaggaacgcgagaaaagagctctgaggaacttcgaaaaaatggctaagaagtccaccaagtccaaaacactggggtcgaaggtgataaagaagaagaaagggggaaaaataacattggaaaatgaatttgttattcgggtgggtgaataaaaaaagtattttagatttttgtcttgttttttaaggttgtgtcattctgggaattttttccccgccgtcccgtgaGGAAGACGCAAgtcatcgccgcggacgagagtacccaagtcaaggtgaaagttatcgtgccgagggctgaatggcactggggaacagtgtcttcaacgatacccttggggaaccaggcagcaccccattgtatttatgccttaccccggtattcaggctctgcgggggtggactttactttcctaggcttctagtgggacatttatggaaccaactaataatcgaaattgtaacgacgatagctttcgtatttacggattaacgaaatttctctggagagatgtaaaaggagtttttccagagttttattcgaagggaggaagaaaagagatctcttgatgtggttttcaaatgccaaaagtggtccttctgccaaatttgtccttgagaatagtaagttgatctagcaattccatattgtcttcccaaatttttttcctacttcttcctaatctttgaatatccattttccaatgaggttctgattttttgttttttttttctcattttaattcattaactttttgaaacgttcaaatttatttaaactgtcaattttcacagttcacacaatgggagaaatgaaattgacaggcaattgcctaaagggatcacgtccaattctctccttcgatgacaacttctccacaaatcctcactacgccctcctgcaagagttggtcgcccagatatttggtgtgcccaacaaccaccccaaaagcaagtccttcttcgaccacgtctacacattcagcgtcctggacaacaggatatggttcagaaactacgagatcctgagtgaagatggaggattggcagagataggccccagatttgttttgaatccagtgaaaatattcgccgggagtttcgcaggagaaaccctctgggacaactccttctacatctctccagcgaaatttcgtcaagccgtaaataagaaagctggtggaaagtacataaatagagtcgagcagaagatggcacagaagacgaacaagcctgaggtctcgtactcgtttaatccattgtatgatatattcaaaggagaacaattggtgaaggccaaggagctggagtctggagagtcaatggagccacagacgaaccagcggactgcggagacgggtgaggaaactgcggatcccttcgaaggaaaatctgtagccgagatgaaggaacgcgagaaaagagctctgaggaacttcgaaaaaatggctgagaagtccaccaagtccaaaacactggggtcgaaggtgataaagaagaagaaattgggaaaaataaaattggaaaatgaatttgttatttgggtgggtgaataaaaaaagtattttagatttttgtcttgttttttaaggtcttgtcattcagggaattttttccccgccgtcccgtcaggaagacgcaaggcatcgccgcggacgagagtacccaagtcaaggtgaaagttatcgttccgagggctgaatggcactggggaacagtgtcttcaacgatacccttggggaaccaggcagcaccccattgtatttatgccttaccccggtattcaggctctgcgggggtggactttactttcctaggcttctcgtgggacatttatggaaccaactaataatcaaaattgtaacgacgatagctttcgtatttacggattaacgaaatttctctggagagatgtaaaaggagtttttccagagttttattcgaagggaggaagaaaagagatctcttgatgtggttttcaaatgccaaaagtggtccttctgccaaatttgtccttgagaatagtaagttgatctagcaattccatattgtcttcccaaatttttttcctacttcttcctaatctttgaatatccattttccaatgaggttctgattttttgtttttttttctcattttaattcattaactttttgaaacgttcaaatttatttaaactgtcaattttcacagttcacacaatgggagaaatgaaattgacaggcaattgcctaaagggatcacgtccaattctctccttcgatgagaacttctccacaaatcctcactacgccctcctgc
This window of the Diachasmimorpha longicaudata isolate KC_UGA_2023 unplaced genomic scaffold, iyDiaLong2 ctg00000055.1, whole genome shotgun sequence genome carries:
- the LOC135171605 gene encoding ribosome biogenesis protein BRX1 homolog, yielding INEISLERCKRSFSRVLFEGRKKRDLLMWFSNAKSGPSAKFVLENIHTMGEMKLTGNCLKGSRPILSFDDNFSTNPHYALLQELVAQIFGVPNNHPKSKSFFDHVYTFSVLDNRIWFRNYEILSEDGGLAEIGPRFVLNPVKIFAGSFAGETLWDNSFYISPAKFRQAVNKKAGGKYINRVEQ
- the LOC135171608 gene encoding ribosome biogenesis protein BRX1 homolog: MAQKTNKPELEAGGSKEPHTNQGTAETGEETVDPFEGKSEDARHRRGREYPSQGESYRSEGCMALGNSVFNDTLGEPAYLRINEISLERCERSFSRVLFEGRKKRDLLMWFSNAKRGPSAKFVLENIHTMGEMKLTGNCLKGSRPILSFDENFSTNPPYALLQELVAQIFGVPNNHPKSKSFFDHVYTFSVLDNRIWFRNYEILSEDGGLAEIGPRFVLNPVKIFAGSFAGETLWDNSFYISPAKFRQAVNKKAGGKHINRVEQKMAQKTNKPEVSYSFNPLYDIFKGEQLVKAKELEAGESMEPQTNQRTAETGEQTADPFEGKSVAEMKEREKRALRNFEKMAKKSTKSKTLGSKVIKKKKGGKITLENEFVIRVGE